The genomic DNA GTCTGGAATACCCGCAGTTGATACTGTCATTTTGCGGGCGCCGATCTTTAGACCGTAGTCACAGTTTAGTTGGGTCAGGGCTTCGATTGTTGCGTCGTAGTTCAGGAACGGTTCGCCCATTCCCATGAAGACAACGTTTGTGATGGCAGGTCCTGTTTCCCGGTTTCCGGAGCGCTTCGCGTGGTGGGATGTGGAATCCTGCTCTTGAACTTTTCTTCTTACCCCCAGAACCTGAGCGGTGATTTCGTGCCAGCTGAGGTTGCGGCTGAAGCCCATCGTACCGGTGTAACAGAACACACACCCAAGACCGCAGCCGACCTGGGAGGAGACGCAAACGGTGCGGCGGTCGGGTTCAGGTATGAAGACCGACTCGATCACCGAGGAGTCTGACAGCCGCCATGTGAACTTGGTTGTGCCGTCTATGTCTTGCACGAATTTTTCCAGCGTCGGTTCTCTTATCTCGAACTCTTGTGCGAGCCGGGTACGTTTGTCCTTTCCAAGGTCGGTCATTGCGTCGAGAGTCGTGACGCCTTTTTGCCAGAGCCAAGAGTACATCTGTTTAGCCCGGTATGGCTCCCAGCCCAGCCGCGTGCATAGTTCGGTG from candidate division WOR-3 bacterium includes the following:
- the rlmN gene encoding 23S rRNA (adenine(2503)-C(2))-methyltransferase RlmN, translating into MTDLRSFTLAQLTELCTRLGWEPYRAKQMYSWLWQKGVTTLDAMTDLGKDKRTRLAQEFEIREPTLEKFVQDIDGTTKFTWRLSDSSVIESVFIPEPDRRTVCVSSQVGCGLGCVFCYTGTMGFSRNLSWHEITAQVLGVRRKVQEQDSTSHHAKRSGNRETGPAITNVVFMGMGEPFLNYDATIEALTQLNCDYGLKIGARKMTVSTAGIPDAIRRYARIPLQTRLAVSLNATDNETRDRLMPVNRSFPLEELMPTVQEFTRIKHKRVTFEYVLIDGVNNRKQDVRQLERLLKGIPCKVNLIPLNPFPGCEFRAPSEHEVERFRRALFPLLPAVTIRRSRGTDILAACGQLASSITLAAS